Proteins from a genomic interval of Watersipora subatra chromosome 10, tzWatSuba1.1, whole genome shotgun sequence:
- the LOC137407126 gene encoding uncharacterized protein, producing the protein MGETMYSFTTELSLPHKEFGAWLMSIKLLSSTKSCENCVDPVPMRLHCRTSRKDLYVWDCPRCRSQVSLRDKSFFALFSDFDLKVILRYILVWALNNHAYKNIRVTIQQRDIASYRRLGKELDSIAIDSFHRNLPGILGGINFRFQVDESLFVKRKAGIGRLIKERWVVGILDEYNNRAIFQVVPDRTHRTLRAVIMNHVSPGSTVTTDGWRAYNGLNLIYIHHRVNHSIKFVDPVTGLRRPRQKQKSDTIQGTSLSTVVVSFPGSFASTAALTLFDRLPFEPAWH; encoded by the exons ATGGGTGAAACAATGTATTCATTTACAACTGAGTTGAGCCTTCCTCATAAAGAATTTGGGGCTTGGTTGATGTCTATTAAGTTACTGAGCAGCACCAAATCTTGTGAAAACTGTGTAGATCCAGTCCCGATGAGGCTGCACTGCCGGACCAGCCGTAAAGACTTATATGTATG GGACTGTCCACGCTGTAGGTCACAGGTATCTCTAAGAGACAAATCTTTCTTTGCCCTCTTCTCAGATTTTGATCTAAAGGTTATTCTAAG GTACATTTTGGTTTGGGCGTTAAACAACCATGCATATAAGAACATAAGAGTAACTATACAGCAAAGAGACATAGCTTCATACCGGAGGTTAGGGAAAGAGCTTGATAGCATTGCCATTGATTCATTCCACAGAAATTTACCTGGCATTCTTGGAGGCATAAACTTCCGCTTTCAAGTTGATGAGAGCTTGTTTGTGAAAAGAAAG GCAGGAATTGGCAGGCTTATCAAAGAAAGATGGGTGGTAGGAATTCTAGATGAGTATAACAACAGAGCAATATTCCAAGTAGTACCTGACAGAACCCATAGGACATTGAGAGCAGTTATAATGAATCATGTCTCCCCGGGCTCCACAGTGACCACTGATGGATGGCGGGCATACAATGGACTGAACTTGATCTATATTCATCACCGAGTGAACCACAGCATCAAATTTGTGGATCCAGTGACAG GGCTGAGGCGACCCAGGCAAAAGCAG AAGTCAGACACAATTCAGGGTACATCTCTGTCTACAGTTGTCGTATCGTTTCCAGGTAGCTTCGCTTCTACG GCAGCACTCACCTTGTTTGACCGATTGCCATTCGAGCCAGCATGGCATTGA